The Peribacillus sp. FSL E2-0218 genome contains a region encoding:
- a CDS encoding LysM peptidoglycan-binding domain-containing protein, whose translation MKKSVVAFSTIAILSSTFVSPALAGTYTVKSGDTLSKIAQKHNTTVQDLKQLNHLKTDFLKINQKLLTSNSKTTSNHSSVSMKKTKNTTYTIVSGDTLTRIANKHNLTLAELMKMNNLKSDRIYAGAKLIVSKSTTTTTVELPNSSKPSNDTQPPVNSATYIVVKGDTLSGISRKTNVSVAQLKAANSLNSDLIRVGQKLKLSKTSTSANPGKNDDKIETPNSGSKVTKLVSEAKKLIGTPYSWAGASPSGFDCSGFIYYTFKKAGYEVSRLSSSTYYDMGKKVTSPKSGDLIFFATGSNKHVVSHMGIYLGGGQFIHASSSKGVTITSTSNSYFQSRIIGYKSL comes from the coding sequence GTGAAAAAAAGTGTAGTCGCATTTTCGACAATAGCCATTTTATCTTCAACTTTCGTTTCTCCTGCCCTTGCCGGTACATATACAGTGAAAAGCGGCGATACGCTAAGCAAGATCGCACAGAAACATAATACGACGGTACAAGACTTAAAACAGCTAAATCATTTAAAAACCGACTTTTTGAAAATCAATCAAAAGTTATTGACATCAAACTCCAAAACAACATCAAACCATTCTTCGGTTTCCATGAAAAAAACAAAGAATACCACATATACCATAGTCTCTGGCGATACGTTAACCCGGATAGCGAACAAGCATAACCTGACACTAGCTGAATTGATGAAAATGAACAACCTTAAATCCGACAGAATTTATGCAGGCGCCAAACTTATCGTATCCAAATCAACTACAACCACTACCGTTGAATTACCCAACAGCTCCAAGCCATCCAATGATACACAGCCCCCGGTGAATTCGGCTACATACATTGTGGTGAAAGGCGACACGCTCTCAGGAATTTCCAGAAAGACCAATGTATCAGTAGCGCAGCTTAAAGCGGCCAACTCGTTAAATTCGGACTTAATCAGAGTGGGTCAAAAACTGAAATTAAGCAAAACATCCACTTCTGCCAATCCAGGGAAAAATGATGACAAGATAGAAACACCGAATTCAGGAAGTAAAGTAACCAAGCTCGTTTCCGAAGCGAAGAAATTGATAGGAACGCCTTATTCGTGGGCAGGCGCCTCGCCATCAGGATTCGATTGCAGCGGTTTCATTTACTATACATTTAAGAAGGCCGGATATGAGGTTTCCAGGCTCTCATCCTCCACATACTATGATATGGGCAAAAAGGTGACCTCACCTAAAAGCGGTGATCTTATCTTTTTTGCAACCGGTTCAAATAAACACGTAGTTAGCCATATGGGCATCTACTTGGGCGGAGGTCAGTTCATCCACGCCTCGTCAAGTAAGGGCGTAACAATCACTTCTACTTCAAACTCTTATTTCCAGAGCAGGATCATCGGTTATAAAAGTTTATAA
- a CDS encoding SLAP domain-containing protein: MSLFNKGINERKVWLASNEDDVLKEADAVQTALLFHEDWHISKQEEYVYRFHHQQLPLLKPNQISISGVKLVREEEDVIAIAFLRNSLEKPIRFEVVNILLVDGSGRALAKKAFDLSVLGEVPARSSIAWQFLFEEHDRLTELIPDDWQIVFEWT, translated from the coding sequence ATGAGTTTATTTAATAAAGGAATCAATGAAAGGAAAGTTTGGTTAGCTTCGAATGAAGATGACGTACTCAAGGAGGCTGACGCTGTTCAAACTGCGCTGCTATTTCATGAGGACTGGCACATTTCAAAGCAAGAGGAATACGTCTATAGGTTTCACCATCAGCAGCTGCCCTTGTTGAAGCCCAATCAAATTTCGATATCCGGGGTGAAACTTGTAAGGGAAGAGGAAGATGTCATTGCCATCGCTTTTTTACGAAATTCATTGGAAAAACCGATCCGGTTTGAAGTCGTGAATATATTGTTAGTGGATGGGAGCGGAAGAGCATTGGCAAAAAAGGCATTTGATCTTTCGGTGCTCGGTGAGGTGCCTGCACGTTCAAGCATAGCGTGGCAATTCCTTTTCGAGGAACATGATAGGCTGACGGAATTGATTCCTGATGATTGGCAGATTGTGTTTGAATGGACATGA
- the tagD gene encoding glycerol-3-phosphate cytidylyltransferase: protein MKKVITYGTFDLLHWGHINLLKRAKDLGDYLIVAISTDEFNAIKDKKAYHSFENRKMILESIRYVDEVIPEDKWEQKKEDIIREGVDIFVMGDDWKGKFDELSEVCEVVYLPRTIGISTSQIKDDLLQVTNG from the coding sequence ATGAAGAAAGTAATCACTTATGGTACCTTTGATTTGCTTCATTGGGGACATATCAATCTATTGAAACGCGCAAAAGATTTAGGAGATTATCTTATCGTTGCCATTTCCACTGATGAATTTAATGCTATAAAAGATAAAAAGGCTTATCATAGCTTTGAAAATAGAAAAATGATTCTTGAATCGATCCGCTATGTGGACGAAGTCATACCTGAAGATAAATGGGAACAAAAGAAGGAAGATATCATTCGTGAAGGCGTGGATATCTTCGTAATGGGCGATGATTGGAAAGGCAAATTCGATGAATTATCCGAAGTTTGTGAAGTGGTCTACCTTCCAAGAACGATCGGCATTTCGACTTCCCAAATTAAAGATGACCTTTTACAAGTTACCAATGGCTAA
- a CDS encoding LTA synthase family protein, whose protein sequence is MKDNVNQRLKERLLEILSVSIVTMLFIYTNAKMGNHLSIGIITIIVGIAGFIVYLKEWVSNRVVKGAFFSLSLLSIMAFFLADIWFYRYYATPMNSYLWMQKSNLNGLGESIFSMMEIKDALFLLVGIPIAESFVKKKYPLKHMALIPALLFLMVAGLKPVKNIFIDKVDITRRYEANTFLRNWGPIGHHVLDTYAYFADSGRHVMSADDKKAVSDYFNKKTKPFHDLSGSLKGKNLILIQVESLQAFPLFQKSAGQEVTPFMNELAKEGLYFPHVYPQTVFGNSSDGELITNTGVYPLKQGATFFRFPYNDFPGLAKELKKSDYQSFAFHGDEEDFWNRQHAYPSLGFSEYYSIEDMQQDEIISMGLGDRSFFNQSYKILKDKQDPYYAFFVTLTSHVPFSLPKERITLKPEAGKEESYLTKYFEAMHYTDSAIGEFVKKLEDAGKLKDSVIVLYGDHDGLFLKDKPTVEAYYGRKISDDEWMAKYMPIPVIMYQQDMEGKTIDKVAGQVDILPTLYDLFGIKSSTYFGESMLNGKEGRALILKGDYGSQMKINAEGKVEEFSPKDQREIDLSDQVIITDYFKQSGD, encoded by the coding sequence ATGAAGGATAACGTTAACCAGCGATTGAAGGAGAGGCTATTAGAGATTTTGTCGGTTTCAATCGTGACCATGCTTTTCATATATACGAATGCCAAGATGGGCAATCATCTCTCTATAGGAATAATCACGATCATCGTAGGCATTGCCGGCTTTATTGTTTATCTGAAGGAGTGGGTATCGAACAGGGTCGTGAAAGGAGCGTTTTTTTCACTGTCCTTACTATCGATCATGGCCTTTTTCCTTGCCGATATTTGGTTTTACCGTTATTACGCGACACCCATGAATTCTTATTTGTGGATGCAAAAAAGTAATCTGAATGGGCTGGGTGAGAGTATATTCAGCATGATGGAAATCAAGGATGCCCTCTTTCTTCTGGTGGGCATTCCAATCGCCGAGTCGTTCGTGAAAAAGAAATATCCCCTCAAGCACATGGCGCTTATACCGGCACTGCTATTCCTGATGGTCGCGGGGCTTAAGCCGGTAAAAAATATTTTCATCGACAAAGTCGATATCACCCGGCGCTATGAGGCGAATACGTTTTTGCGGAACTGGGGTCCGATTGGACATCATGTATTGGATACGTATGCCTACTTTGCGGATTCAGGAAGGCATGTGATGTCTGCGGATGATAAAAAAGCCGTTTCCGATTACTTCAATAAAAAGACCAAGCCGTTTCATGACTTATCTGGCTCGCTGAAGGGGAAGAACCTCATCCTTATCCAGGTGGAGTCATTACAGGCATTTCCGCTATTTCAGAAGAGTGCCGGACAGGAAGTCACGCCCTTCATGAATGAACTTGCCAAAGAAGGATTGTATTTTCCGCATGTATATCCCCAGACAGTATTCGGGAATTCGTCTGATGGTGAGCTGATTACGAATACGGGTGTATATCCTTTGAAGCAAGGTGCGACATTTTTTCGGTTCCCTTATAATGACTTTCCTGGCCTTGCCAAAGAGTTAAAAAAATCGGATTATCAAAGCTTTGCTTTTCATGGAGATGAGGAGGACTTTTGGAATCGTCAGCATGCGTATCCCTCATTGGGGTTTTCCGAATATTATTCAATAGAGGATATGCAGCAGGATGAAATCATATCAATGGGGTTGGGAGACCGCAGCTTCTTCAATCAAAGCTATAAGATCTTAAAAGATAAACAAGATCCGTATTATGCTTTTTTTGTGACATTGACCAGTCATGTTCCCTTTTCGCTGCCAAAGGAAAGAATAACGTTGAAACCTGAAGCAGGAAAGGAAGAAAGTTACCTGACTAAATATTTTGAGGCCATGCATTATACGGATTCGGCGATCGGCGAATTCGTTAAGAAGCTGGAGGATGCCGGCAAGCTGAAGGACAGCGTGATCGTCCTTTACGGTGATCATGATGGGCTTTTTTTAAAAGATAAACCCACGGTTGAAGCGTACTATGGACGTAAGATTAGCGATGACGAGTGGATGGCCAAGTATATGCCCATCCCGGTCATCATGTATCAGCAGGATATGGAAGGAAAAACGATTGATAAGGTAGCGGGGCAGGTAGATATTTTACCGACCCTTTATGATTTGTTTGGTATTAAGAGCTCTACATACTTTGGCGAAAGCATGCTGAATGGGAAGGAGGGGCGTGCCTTGATATTGAAAGGAGATTATGGCTCCCAAATGAAAATAAATGCAGAAGGCAAGGTCGAAGAATTCTCACCAAAAGACCAAAGGGAAATTGATCTGAGTGATCAAGTGATCATTACCGACTATTTTAAACAATCGGGGGATTGA
- a CDS encoding CDP-glycerol glycerophosphotransferase family protein, which yields MAKEFAIGIYLLCFKILFSIFKLFPLQDKTTFVTSFGDNCQYIADEMDKQDIPVQKVFLMKPSSLIHVKDGGKSIVLPFESKNIMALFQSIYHIATSKWIIIDNYFGFLSAISFKKQVKCVQVWHAAGAVKQFGAKDPSIQNRSAAARKRFLKVYDTFDYVTAGSDRMAEIYQESFQLPASRILRTGIPRTDFFFDEDSKKMARRAFLAKFPELEHKKIMLYAPTFRNDGLDDGKIALDLELLYKELHDENYAILLKLHPAVKADHDLQIKFPGFVYSVTSEFHVNQLLISTDLLITDYSSIPFEFSFLNRPMIFFAYDLAEYEQERGFWEDYTTSMPGPVVSTTKELLREIRFSDRSLVKIAPFNQKWNQYSAGASSRNVVDYLFK from the coding sequence ATGGCTAAAGAATTCGCGATAGGGATTTATCTTTTATGCTTCAAGATTTTATTCTCTATCTTTAAACTCTTCCCTTTACAAGACAAAACGACCTTTGTCACATCATTCGGGGATAATTGCCAATATATTGCAGATGAAATGGACAAGCAGGACATACCTGTTCAAAAAGTGTTTCTAATGAAGCCGAGCAGTCTTATACATGTGAAGGACGGTGGGAAATCCATCGTCCTTCCGTTTGAATCTAAAAATATCATGGCCTTATTCCAATCGATTTACCATATCGCTACTTCCAAATGGATCATCATTGATAATTATTTTGGCTTTCTTTCTGCGATTTCATTCAAGAAGCAAGTAAAATGTGTTCAAGTTTGGCATGCGGCAGGTGCCGTTAAACAATTCGGCGCAAAAGACCCTTCCATTCAAAACCGTTCTGCCGCTGCACGTAAAAGGTTTTTAAAGGTCTATGATACATTCGATTATGTTACGGCAGGTTCAGACAGAATGGCAGAAATTTATCAAGAAAGTTTTCAATTGCCAGCATCACGCATCCTAAGGACCGGGATACCTCGAACCGATTTCTTTTTCGATGAAGATTCAAAAAAAATGGCACGCCGTGCGTTTCTTGCCAAGTTTCCGGAACTGGAGCACAAAAAAATCATGCTATATGCCCCTACGTTCCGTAATGATGGATTGGATGATGGGAAGATTGCACTCGATTTGGAATTACTGTATAAAGAACTGCACGATGAAAATTATGCCATCCTGCTTAAACTGCATCCCGCTGTTAAAGCAGATCATGATCTTCAGATTAAATTCCCTGGGTTCGTTTATTCTGTAACGAGTGAATTTCATGTCAATCAACTGCTTATAAGTACAGACCTTTTAATAACTGACTACTCTTCCATTCCGTTTGAATTCTCCTTTTTAAATAGACCGATGATTTTCTTTGCCTATGATTTAGCCGAGTATGAACAAGAGCGGGGATTTTGGGAGGATTATACAACATCCATGCCCGGACCGGTGGTATCCACCACGAAGGAGCTGCTGAGGGAAATCCGTTTCTCCGATCGCTCATTAGTGAAGATCGCTCCCTTTAACCAAAAATGGAACCAATACTCGGCAGGAGCCTCAAGCCGAAATGTAGTTGATTATCTTTTTAAATAA
- a CDS encoding CDP-glycerol glycerophosphotransferase family protein: MIKKLLGKRKATKTPKIKLKQVLTIGQKDNMLFIKGAFSKEHYFAKEIWIFSRDHEDKKLKIAEIAGSANFEFGINLADLIRKLEGSDPSVYDCYMKISVPVEKLSKKTILNIEHKAEYVEGSEQIHIEYPIRLGRFQETHIENLNFYSFEDNQMIFSITNKGNLSLYVNNPPKVMIKSQIEKITNKSKMLHINGQIFTKHSKVIKGEGIIRGRQSGKEYKANMSFIHNREMHIIKYGLNRYIYKMMLDLEQLVSADLQDDIYDIYMKLHLHDQEVPKLVRVGRPTTRAKLFTKKTDVRSDQTVAIVNPYYTFKASNLSLEVFNFPKESYRYLKRMMGWRRILGSFKKKKDVWLIGERTYKAQDTGYHFFKYMREEHPEREVYYVIEENSVEAKNVEPFGNVLYFKSKDHIKKTLESTRIIASHHPDYLYPLRTSEFKNRVKGVKVFLQHGVMGTKNMVANYGKKATSGFNTDVFLVSSEFEKDMIVTDFGYNEKEVFATGLSRFDSLFKDDVLMKRQLLIIPTWRDWITSDEIFLESEYFERYQKLVNHPVLHELSEENGFEIIFCLHPNMQKFTAYFKDAPVRVISQGEVDVQRLIKESAIMITDYSSVAFDFSFLHKPVIYYQFDRNRFIGKRPSHLDLDNDLPGEIVNELDELLDRLAEYAKNDFVMKQKYIDKADRFIKYRDVHSNSRIFEVIQHAKKDQDTFIKVYNHPFLKLVMTRFRKSEYYFPVMKKAYKMMSRLLPVDKNLILFESGIGKQFADSPKYIYEELLKRDNKHKKVWVYNGNLPVKGKNTKLIKRLSPEYYYYLARAGYWINNQNFPTYISKRKETTYIQTWHGTPLKKMLFDIEQIQGRDEGYLNRVHAATKTWDYLISPSEYASTAFRSAFKYEGEILETGYPRNDLFYKEDASIIAESVSDKLKIPKGKKVILYAPTFRDNQTSKNNKFVFELKFDLERMKQALGDEYVLLLRMHVVISNNLSIPSEFGDFVMNVSNYSDIQELYLISDILITDYSSVMFDYANTARPILYYTYDLEDYRDNIRGFYMDFDKEAPGPFLKTTEELIDAITNINGINSEYKERYRLFREKYCGIEDGKATKRIVDKFFED; this comes from the coding sequence ATGATAAAGAAGCTTCTTGGAAAAAGAAAAGCAACAAAAACTCCTAAAATTAAGCTTAAACAAGTTCTGACCATTGGGCAAAAAGACAATATGTTGTTTATAAAAGGTGCATTTTCAAAAGAACATTATTTTGCAAAAGAAATATGGATATTTTCTAGAGACCATGAAGATAAAAAACTCAAAATTGCTGAAATTGCCGGTTCAGCCAATTTTGAGTTTGGCATAAATCTCGCGGATTTAATACGGAAATTAGAAGGCAGCGACCCTTCTGTTTATGACTGTTATATGAAGATTTCCGTTCCAGTTGAGAAGCTAAGTAAAAAAACAATCCTTAATATCGAGCATAAAGCTGAATATGTAGAAGGATCTGAACAGATCCATATAGAATATCCGATTCGTCTAGGCCGCTTTCAGGAAACGCACATTGAAAATCTGAATTTCTACTCCTTTGAAGATAATCAAATGATTTTTTCGATAACTAATAAAGGGAATTTATCTCTATATGTCAATAATCCCCCTAAAGTAATGATTAAGTCTCAAATTGAAAAAATAACCAATAAATCGAAAATGTTGCATATTAATGGGCAAATTTTCACCAAGCACTCAAAGGTCATAAAAGGTGAGGGCATCATCAGAGGAAGGCAAAGCGGCAAGGAATACAAAGCGAATATGTCTTTTATCCATAATCGTGAAATGCATATCATAAAGTATGGGCTGAATCGTTACATATATAAGATGATGCTGGATTTGGAACAACTGGTCAGTGCCGATTTGCAAGATGATATATATGATATTTACATGAAATTACATTTGCATGATCAGGAAGTGCCGAAATTGGTACGCGTAGGGCGTCCGACGACCAGAGCTAAGCTATTCACTAAAAAGACCGACGTCAGGTCGGATCAAACGGTGGCTATCGTCAACCCGTACTATACCTTTAAAGCATCCAACTTGTCTTTGGAAGTGTTCAATTTCCCTAAAGAAAGTTATCGATATTTAAAAAGGATGATGGGGTGGAGGCGAATTCTCGGTTCATTTAAAAAGAAAAAAGATGTCTGGTTAATTGGAGAAAGAACGTATAAAGCCCAGGATACCGGCTATCATTTTTTTAAATACATGAGGGAAGAACATCCTGAAAGGGAAGTTTATTATGTAATAGAAGAAAATTCCGTCGAAGCCAAGAACGTCGAGCCCTTTGGAAATGTACTATATTTCAAATCAAAGGATCATATTAAAAAGACATTGGAGTCCACACGCATCATTGCTTCACATCATCCAGACTATTTATATCCTTTAAGAACATCTGAATTTAAAAATCGGGTTAAGGGTGTTAAGGTGTTTCTTCAGCATGGTGTTATGGGTACGAAAAACATGGTGGCGAACTATGGAAAAAAGGCCACTTCCGGTTTTAATACGGATGTGTTCCTAGTAAGTTCAGAATTCGAAAAGGATATGATCGTAACCGATTTTGGATATAACGAAAAAGAAGTATTCGCAACAGGACTATCCAGGTTCGACTCACTGTTCAAGGACGACGTTTTAATGAAACGGCAGCTGTTGATCATCCCGACCTGGAGAGATTGGATCACTTCCGATGAAATATTTTTGGAAAGCGAGTATTTTGAAAGGTATCAGAAATTGGTGAATCATCCGGTTTTACATGAATTATCTGAAGAAAATGGGTTTGAAATCATTTTTTGCCTTCACCCTAATATGCAGAAATTCACTGCTTATTTTAAAGATGCGCCAGTTAGGGTAATAAGTCAGGGTGAGGTGGATGTCCAAAGATTGATCAAGGAAAGTGCGATCATGATCACGGATTATTCAAGTGTCGCTTTTGACTTTAGTTTCCTGCATAAACCGGTGATTTACTATCAATTCGATAGGAATCGTTTCATAGGCAAAAGGCCATCACATTTGGATTTGGATAACGACCTTCCCGGTGAAATCGTTAATGAATTGGATGAATTGCTGGATAGGTTAGCCGAATATGCCAAAAATGATTTTGTCATGAAGCAAAAGTATATCGACAAGGCTGACCGCTTCATAAAATATCGCGATGTACATTCCAATTCGAGAATATTCGAAGTGATTCAGCATGCAAAAAAGGATCAAGATACGTTCATTAAAGTGTATAACCATCCGTTCCTTAAACTTGTTATGACTCGATTTAGAAAAAGTGAATATTATTTCCCTGTGATGAAAAAAGCATATAAAATGATGTCTAGACTTCTCCCTGTCGATAAGAACCTCATTCTGTTTGAAAGTGGAATAGGCAAGCAATTCGCAGACAGTCCGAAGTATATTTATGAAGAGTTACTTAAAAGGGACAATAAACATAAAAAAGTTTGGGTCTATAATGGCAATTTACCTGTAAAAGGGAAGAATACGAAGCTGATAAAGCGCCTAAGCCCGGAATACTATTATTATTTAGCCAGAGCAGGATACTGGATAAATAATCAAAATTTCCCTACCTATATAAGCAAAAGGAAGGAAACGACTTATATCCAGACTTGGCATGGCACCCCCCTGAAAAAAATGCTATTCGATATAGAACAGATACAGGGAAGGGACGAAGGTTACTTAAATCGGGTGCATGCGGCGACCAAAACATGGGATTACTTAATATCACCGAGCGAATACGCATCCACGGCCTTCAGAAGTGCCTTTAAATATGAGGGGGAAATATTGGAAACGGGGTACCCGAGAAATGATCTGTTTTATAAGGAAGACGCTTCCATCATTGCCGAATCCGTTTCGGACAAGCTGAAGATTCCAAAAGGGAAGAAAGTCATCTTATACGCCCCTACATTCCGGGATAATCAAACATCGAAAAATAATAAATTCGTTTTCGAGTTGAAATTCGATTTGGAAAGAATGAAGCAAGCGCTTGGCGATGAATATGTCCTATTGTTGAGGATGCATGTGGTCATAAGTAATAACCTCAGCATACCGAGCGAATTCGGGGATTTCGTCATGAATGTATCCAATTATTCAGATATACAGGAACTATACCTGATTTCTGACATATTGATCACGGATTATTCTTCAGTCATGTTCGACTATGCGAATACTGCCCGGCCGATTCTGTACTATACTTATGATCTGGAGGATTACCGAGATAACATCCGCGGATTCTATATGGATTTTGATAAAGAAGCACCAGGTCCATTTTTGAAAACGACCGAGGAGCTTATCGATGCCATTACCAATATCAATGGAATAAACAGTGAATATAAAGAAAGATATCGTCTATTCAGGGAAAAATATTGCGGCATAGAGGACGGTAAAGCTACAAAGCGAATCGTGGATAAATTTTTCGAAGATTGA
- a CDS encoding LCP family protein: MRSEHKKKKKKRKTFKIIGFTLLILFIGAGVYAASVYQSLAGAIHTMQGTEHKTDKRVDDIKFKSKDPFSILILGVDERKNDKGRSDTMIVMTVNPKKESIELLSLPRDTRTEIIGKGTTDKMNHAYAFGGVSMSINTVEAYLDIPIDYYVKMNMEGFQDIVNAVGGVTVDNDMDLAYKGYTFKKGTIDLNGKEALIYSRIRKEDPRGDYGRQMRQRQVIQAVMKKGSSLSTLTNYDDIFKALGKNVETNLTFNEMLSIQNNYKSSLKNIEQYTLQGDNQRVNGIFYNIVPDDKKLEAQNRIKTHLGL, from the coding sequence ATGAGATCTGAACATAAAAAGAAGAAAAAGAAACGCAAAACGTTTAAAATAATCGGCTTTACCCTACTTATCCTTTTCATAGGCGCAGGCGTTTATGCAGCCTCCGTTTATCAATCCCTTGCAGGCGCAATTCACACGATGCAGGGAACGGAGCATAAAACGGATAAGCGTGTAGATGATATTAAATTCAAAAGCAAAGATCCCTTTTCAATCCTTATCCTTGGTGTGGATGAAAGAAAAAATGACAAAGGCCGATCAGATACGATGATTGTCATGACAGTCAATCCTAAAAAAGAATCCATTGAATTGTTGAGTTTGCCAAGAGACACACGCACCGAAATCATCGGTAAAGGTACGACTGATAAAATGAACCATGCCTATGCATTCGGCGGAGTTTCCATGTCGATCAACACAGTCGAAGCGTATCTAGACATTCCGATCGATTATTACGTCAAAATGAATATGGAAGGTTTCCAAGATATCGTGAATGCGGTAGGCGGTGTCACCGTCGATAATGATATGGACCTTGCTTATAAAGGCTATACCTTCAAAAAAGGCACGATTGACTTAAATGGTAAAGAAGCCTTGATTTATTCCCGTATCCGTAAGGAAGATCCTCGCGGTGATTATGGACGCCAAATGCGGCAACGCCAGGTTATCCAAGCTGTCATGAAAAAGGGTTCAAGCCTTTCGACACTCACCAATTATGATGATATCTTCAAAGCATTAGGGAAAAACGTTGAAACCAATTTAACCTTCAACGAAATGCTCAGCATCCAGAATAACTATAAATCTTCACTGAAGAACATTGAACAATATACACTTCAAGGTGACAATCAAAGGGTGAATGGCATCTTTTACAACATTGTCCCCGACGATAAAAAACTCGAAGCCCAAAACCGGATCAAAACACATTTGGGATTATAA